The Gallus gallus isolate bGalGal1 chromosome 3, bGalGal1.mat.broiler.GRCg7b, whole genome shotgun sequence genome window below encodes:
- the MKKS gene encoding McKusick-Kaufman/Bardet-Biedl syndromes putative chaperonin, with the protein MSRLEAKKPSLFISEPLTTVSQPLSLLIAILKSCYGPAGRLKQLHNGVGGYVCLTSQSSAILGHLSVSHPVLKVLTASVQNHVSRFSDCGLFTAILCCSLIENFKNLNIASCTIIKISKHLLSLCTDYLKSKACGCQVSVDFSNLETLLCLVRSILTSKPACMLNKTEVDCLAVLIVKAFMYTVPCHPETKPVLGKCVTVPLKGKRVLDSTVIPGLLIETPEIQFAKPFSVKRTSSDAVKVVVFCVSMSGDLFDPEEGTVTVHHKISLEMSELDQLLNVGKQLVNDEVGLVVCQKVIHPSLKQYLKDNHIIAVDRAGLSVMEPLSQVTGSKPIASIYSLSPSCYGSLKDVRAESFASKHFVHLIPNDTTVCSLILCNRNETTWDELKRACETAEHVLQLTLKEPLALLGGGCTETHLASYLRQKTCCLSTSSSKDVECSPTQYQLITDAFCHSLESVACSLSHDGGEILTDMAYGHCWLVPSGFPSASNWSDLLSKCGCGINSSTKDLNWRHLQPLFGSSPIESCPKEPSGKVTDFMTLDCFAAKYNGLQVAVETANLILDLSCVIEDQN; encoded by the exons ATGTCTCGCCTTGAAGCTAAAAAGCCTTCATTATTTATTAGTGAACCATTAACTACAGTTAGTCAGCCACTGTCTCTTTTAATTGCAATATTAAAATCTTGCTATGGGCCTGCTGGTAGACTTAAACAGCTGCACAATGGTGTGGGAGGCTATGTTTGTCTAACATCACAATCTTCAGCCATACTTGGTCATCTTTCTGTCAGTCATCCTGTATTAAAGGTTTTGACAGCCTCTGTACAGAACCACGTGTCCCGCTTCAGTGACTGTGGCTTATTTACTGCCATTCTTTGCTGTAGCTTGATTGAAAACTTTAAAAACCTAAATATTGCATCTTGCACCATcataaaaataagcaagcaTCTTTTGAGTTTGTGTACTGACTACCTCAAGTCTAAGGCCTGTGGTTGCCAAGTATCTGTGGATTTTAGTAATCTTGAGACTCTTCTTTGTTTGGTACGTAGCATATTAACAAGCAAACCTGCTTGCATGCTTAATAAAACAGAGGTTGATTGTCTCGCTGTGCTGATTGTAAAGGCTTTTATGTATACTGTTCCATGCCATCCTGAAACTAAGCCTGTTCTAGGAAAATGTGTAACAGTACCTTTGAAAGGTAAAAGAGTTCTGGATTCTACAGTTATTCCTGGACTGTTGATAGAAACACCAGAAATTCAATTTGCAAAACCATTTTCTGTCAAAAGAACTTCTTCTGACGCTGTCAAGGTAGTGGTCTTCTGTGTGTCCATGTCGGGAGACCTCTTTGACCCAGAAGAGGGAACAGTAACAGTCCACCACAAAATTTCTTTAGAGATGTCAGAGCTTGATCAGTTGCTTAATGTAGGCAAGCAGTTGGTTAATGATGAAGTTGGCCTTGTAGTATGCCAGAAAGTTATCCATCCTTCGTTGAAACAGTATCTGAAAGATAACCACATCATTGCTGTGGACAGAGCTGGGCTATCAGTGATGGAACCCCTGAGTCAAGTGACAG GTTCAAAGCCTATAGCTTCCATCTATTCATTGTCTCCCAGTTGTTATGGCAGTTTGAAGGATGTGCGTGCTGAGAGTTTTGCCTCCAAACATTTTGTGCACCTAATTCCTAATGACACCACTGTCTGCAGCTTGATACTCTGTAATAGAAATGAAACAACTTGGGATGAACTGAAG CGTGCCTGTGAAACTGCAGAGCATGTGTTGCAGTTAACGCTCAAGGAACCTTTGGCGTTGTTAGGAGGTGGTTGTACTGAAACTCATTTGGCTTCCTACCTAAGACAAAAG acttGCTGTCTGTCCACTAGCAGTTCTAAAGATGTGGAGTGTTCTCCGACACAATACCAGTTGATCACTGATGCGTTTTGTCACTCATTGGAGTCTGTAGCTTGTTCTCTGAGTCATGATGGTGGAGAAATTCTCACTGATATGGCTTATGGACACTGTTGGCTTGTTCCATCAGGATTTCCTTCTGCCTCTAATTGGTCAGATTTACTTTCAAAATGTGGCTGTGGAATAAACAGTAGCACAAAGGATCTCAACTGGAGGCATTTGCAACCCCTCTTTGGCTCTTCTCCTATAGAGAGCTGCCCAAAAGAGCCTTCAGGAAAGGTTACTGACTTTATGACACTGGACTGCTTTGCTGCAAAATATAATGGCCTTCAAGTAGCTGTGGAGACAGCCAATTTGATTTTGGATCTCTCATGCGTAATTGAAGATCAAAATTAG